The Anabaena sp. PCC 7108 region GGCTTTACCAGGAAGAACAGGGTTAATACGCATTCCCTGATCCTGAATTACCACTTGTGGATATTTTAATATTGGTGGGTTGCCACTAACTTGCCAATCACTAAACTGAGTTTTAATGAGCGATATCGCTGACTTATCAGTTCGCAGCTTATCGAAATCAAAATCTCCTACCAGTGCTAATATCGTCGTATCTGGGCGATAATGTTGAGACTTGAAAGCAATCACATCCTCACGTGTAATTTTCTGTAGACTTTCTTTAGTGGCAAAACTATGTAAAGGATGATTTGGTGGATAAATAGATTGTATAAATGTTCTGTTTGCAACTTCATCGGGATCATCCAATTCGATATCAACCTCACTTAAAGCTTGTTGACGAGTTAGTTCTAAATCCCCAGCATTAAATGTACTATTTTTAATCACATCAGCCAAAGTCTCCAGCAAAATCGGCAAATCTTCAGCTAAACTCTTACCCCGAATCAGCACACCTTGACGCTGCGTTGTAAAATCTAGACTTACACCCCTTGCTGCTAAAACTTTGGCAATATCTAAAGTATCTTTGGTTTTCGTGCCATTCATCAAGTTATCTGCTACCAAAGCCGCTAATCCAGCTTTGTCATGTGGATCAAATTCTTTCCCTGCTTTGATATAGCCACTCAAAGTCACCGTCGGACTACTTTGATCTGGTAATAATAATACCTGCAAACCGTTGACCAAAGTCAATTTATGTGGTATTGATTGAGTTGATGTATCAGTAGAAAAAGATACAGAAGGTAAATAGTTCCTCACCTCAGCAGCCGTCAGAGAAACTCCAGAAGTCAAATTTTCCTGAGTGGCTGGGGTATAATTTTGATGATTAACTGCTTTTGGAGACTTTTGTTCATCAGGCTCAAAAAATCCTACAGTTCGGGTTTCAGGTTTCAGATATTTGTCAATTACAGCTATAATATCCGCCGATTTTACCTTGCGGACGTTTTCTAAATAGCGTTCTGTATAACGATAATCACCAGATGTTAGCTCATCATTAGCCAACTGCATTGCTTGACTAGTGATATCCCGACTATTTAAAATTACAGATGCTATTAATTGAGTCTTAGCGTTTTCAACCTGTTCCGGTGTGACACTGGTTTTTGCTAAATTAGCAATTGCGCTTTTGATCACCTGATCAATTTTTGATAACTCCTGATTTGCAACAGTAGTCACCAAAACATGATACCAACCAGATTGCCGCAAAGTCACTAAACGAGCCGAAACATCAGTAGCTAAACCCGATTCCACCAATACTTTATACAAATAAGAATTTTTTCCCCCAGTCAAGACATAGTCTATTACACCCAGTCTAGGGATATCCGGGTGAGTTAAATCTGGAACTGGATAAATCAACTGTAACAGTTTTCCAGCGCCCGGTTCTCGCAAGATAATCGGAGATGAAGAGAAGTGGTGAGGAAGTGGAGAAGTAGAGAGGTGGGAAGACTTTTGACTTTTGGGAATTTTACCAAAAACCTCTTTTACCGTTTCCAAAGTTGGTTGAGTTTGAAAATCTCCCACAATCGTCAACACCGCGTGATCAGGATTGTAGAACTTTTGGTAATATTCCCGCACCTGTTCAATAGTTAATTTTTCCACATCAGCTTGAGTACCAGCAGTAGGGAAACCATAAGCATGATCAGGAAAAACAGACTGGATCACAGCACGTCTGATGCGATATGCTGGACTATTCTCATAACCTTGTAACTCAGAAATAACTACTCGCTTCTCACTTGCTAGTTGGTTGTTATCAAGCAGTAGGTTTTGCATTCTGTCAGCTTCTAGAACCAGCAGCGCCTTGAGTTTGTCTCGTTCCGCAGTATTGTAATATGCAGTTTGATCATAGCTAGTAAAAGCATTGGAGTCACTGCCTAAAGCACTAAATAATTGTCCAAATTGAACAGGACGATTTTTTGTACCTTTAAACATCATGTGTTCCAATTGGTGAGCAACACCATTGACTCCTGGTTCTTCGTTGCCTGAACCAACTTTATACCAAACTTGCACCGTTACGACTGGTGCATTATGTACTTCCTTTGTTAAGACAGTTAGACCATTTTCTAGTATTGTCTTCTGAATATTTTTTGCCAATGTGAGATTATTTGTCTTTTTACCTACGAAAATTTGCTGAGAATGTTCCCCATTGGTTTTAACTAATTTTTGGCTAATTGAAGAAGTATGCTGCAACAAAACCGCTGTAATTATCGATAATATGAACAATAACAGGGGAACACGATATCTATGAAAGACCGAAATAACAAACATATAGTTTTTAGATATAAGTAAATAAGACTACACCTTTTTACCTATACATCTGTGGTTTAAAGTTTCTGGAAAATTAGCGACTAAAAATCAAGAAAAAAATTCAGTTACTCCTTTCCCACAGTAATATTACATATCTTCTTCCTTCTTCCTTCTTTCTTCGCGTCCTATCCCTTCGGGACGCTTCGCGAACGCGTCTTTGCGGTTCATTACATCCGGATTCTTTTACTGAGAAGGCAGTAGGGGAGACGCGGTGAGGGGGAGATGCGGGAAAAATTACGAATTACCAAGCTTTGACAAAAAGCGGATCAACTCCAGAGGTAAACCATCAGCGTCAGCAATGAAAGCGACTTCCAAAATGCGATCGCCTATTTGCTGTTGTGTAGGTTCTAAAAGGATTTTCAAAGGCTGTAAATCACTTACCAAAGCCATTCGTGCCTTTAAATTTTCCAACCAGCCATGCAAATCTGGCGTAACCTCAGTTAAATCAAAGGAAAGATGATAATAGCCTACATAATGCTCATCTGCAAAAGCATCAGGGGCTGGTTTTGGCTGAGGAATTTGGATTAATTCAATGCGGCTATCCATTCCTTCCAGCCAACAAGCTAAAGTATAACCTGTAGTAAAGCGATCGCCAACTGTAAATCCTAACTGCTCATAAAAAGCGATCGCATGATGAATATTGCCAGTCCGAATAGAAACGTGGTGCATAATTCAGTAGTGAGTAGTGAGTAACGAGTGCTGAGTCATCTAAATTACCTTGCTAGAGTTATGAACCAAGTAATGCTCCTCGTATATACAAGTAGATGAAGACCTTTGACTAAGAGTAACTACTAATTATTATCATTCAGCACTCCACACTCGGCACTCAGCACTCAGTACTCTTTACTCAAACAGACGGAAATAAGGATAACGGACAGGAACACCTAGCTCTTTGTCCAAATCAAAATTAATCACTCCCCAGCAAGGTTCCTGAGCCGCATCTGGACCAAACTCTACTGGTAAGCCATACAAACGAGCAGAAGCTCCTTCTGGTTGTCCAGCACGCCAAGGACTACTGCGTTCCAAATAACCACTCATTAATTCCTCATAGCGTCGGGCAATAATCACCTTGGTAGCGCGATAGCCTTGGGTATAAAGCTTATCTAACGCTTCGTGAATCTCAAACCGAATACCATCAGGATGAGTATGTTGCCGATACCATTCACCATCCCATCTACGCCAATGACGACCCGACTGGAGATGAACCAACTCTTCAGTTTTTGGATCTGCTTCAAAAGCGCCATGACGCGTACATAGATATGTATCAGTCAAAGTCAGCGCGGGAATATTCTGACGGCAATGGGGACACTGTATTTCAGCGCCAAAAATTGGGTACTGCAAGCCTGGATTTATCATGAAGTGCATAATACAAACATAGTTTTCTCTTTACCAGCACCATTGGGTTTAATTTTACCCTTCGGCTCCCCTACTTTTAGTTACTTGCTCACTGCTCCACACGATCATGGGTTACTGCTTGAGCAAACTAGTACAATACGACCGAAATAAAACTACTATTAAAAATTCCTAAAAAGCTGGCGTAATCTGCTTTTTAATTATTAATTTTTAATTATTAATTTTTAATTCCGGGTAGAGGTACTAGTGGCTTCCTCAAAGTAGAGGGCAACCGGCTGTGATATCCTGGTTGTGCAGCCAGCCTTAAAAGTTGGAGTTTTTCCAGTGTTCCTGGGTACCATATCAACATTCTATCGTGTCTACTGTTTCCTATTGGACATCTCCCGATTTTTCTCAAGCTGCGTTTATCGCCAGTAACGCCGTTGTTATCGGCTCAGTCAGCATTGCAGCCCAGGTAAGCATTTGGTATGGAGCCGTTGTGAGGGGGGATGTAGAGCGCATTGAAATTGGCGAATGCACAAACATTCAAGATGGAGCCATTTTACATGGTGATCCTGGTTGTCCCACAATATTAGAAGATCATGTCACTGTCGGACATCGTGCTGTAGTACATTCTGCCCACATCGAGTCTGGGAGTTTAATTGGTATAGGCGCAATAATTTTAGGTGGAGTTAGAGTTGGTACAGGTAGCATCATTGGTGCTGGTGCAGTTGTCACTAAAGACATACCACCATTGTCGTTAGTTGTAGGCATCCCCGCTAAAATAGTCCGTCAACTCACAGACACCCAAGCTGCAGAACTCATCGAACACGCCGAAAAATACCATAAATTAGCCCTCGTTCATGCCGGTAAAGGGACTGATCTTGGTTTTAGTTAGGTGACTGGGAGATGGGGGGACGCGGGGACACGGGGACACGGGGACGCGGGGACGCGGAGACACGGAGACACGGAGACAATTAAGAATAATTTAATTACCTTTTCCCCAATCACCTTTTCCCCAATCACCTTTTCCCCAATCACCTTTTCCCCAATCACCTTTTCCCCAATCACCAATCACTAATGACTTAACTATTCTTTACACTAGAGGTTGGAAAAATACCCCACTTAAGCTAAAAATAAAAATTGAGAGATGTTGACAAAACTTTAAATTCTAATTAACAGAGGGCTTCTAAATATGGACATCGATACCCGTGTAGTAATTGTTTTAGCACCAGTAGTGATTGCTGCTAGTTGGGCTGTGTTTAATATCGGTGCTGCGGCTTTAAGACAAGTGCAAAACTTTTTAAACAAAGAAGCCTAATTAGCTAATCGGTAATGAAGGGAATAGGGAACAGGTGAGTCCAGCGCCTTGGGCGGGTTTCCCGACTTGTGGTGACTGGCTTATCCCTTACGGGAGTCGGAGGCATCATCCGAAGGGGAACAGAAAAAATATATAC contains the following coding sequences:
- a CDS encoding pitrilysin family protein, translated to MFVISVFHRYRVPLLLFILSIITAVLLQHTSSISQKLVKTNGEHSQQIFVGKKTNNLTLAKNIQKTILENGLTVLTKEVHNAPVVTVQVWYKVGSGNEEPGVNGVAHQLEHMMFKGTKNRPVQFGQLFSALGSDSNAFTSYDQTAYYNTAERDKLKALLVLEADRMQNLLLDNNQLASEKRVVISELQGYENSPAYRIRRAVIQSVFPDHAYGFPTAGTQADVEKLTIEQVREYYQKFYNPDHAVLTIVGDFQTQPTLETVKEVFGKIPKSQKSSHLSTSPLPHHFSSSPIILREPGAGKLLQLIYPVPDLTHPDIPRLGVIDYVLTGGKNSYLYKVLVESGLATDVSARLVTLRQSGWYHVLVTTVANQELSKIDQVIKSAIANLAKTSVTPEQVENAKTQLIASVILNSRDITSQAMQLANDELTSGDYRYTERYLENVRKVKSADIIAVIDKYLKPETRTVGFFEPDEQKSPKAVNHQNYTPATQENLTSGVSLTAAEVRNYLPSVSFSTDTSTQSIPHKLTLVNGLQVLLLPDQSSPTVTLSGYIKAGKEFDPHDKAGLAALVADNLMNGTKTKDTLDIAKVLAARGVSLDFTTQRQGVLIRGKSLAEDLPILLETLADVIKNSTFNAGDLELTRQQALSEVDIELDDPDEVANRTFIQSIYPPNHPLHSFATKESLQKITREDVIAFKSQHYRPDTTILALVGDFDFDKLRTDKSAISLIKTQFSDWQVSGNPPILKYPQVVIQDQGMRINPVLPGKAQAVTYMGYTSIKREDARFYQALVLNQILGGDTLSSRLGAEVRDRLGLTYGIYSNFQTGRNVGTFLIEMQTNPEDTNKAIASTRKLLNQLHQQGVTQLEVETAKHTLISNYNISLAKPEELTDTIVMNQVYGLKPIELRSFAQKIQKVTQTEVNQAARELIHPDQIVVVTAGSAIMAEHRK
- a CDS encoding VOC family protein — encoded protein: MHHVSIRTGNIHHAIAFYEQLGFTVGDRFTTGYTLACWLEGMDSRIELIQIPQPKPAPDAFADEHYVGYYHLSFDLTEVTPDLHGWLENLKARMALVSDLQPLKILLEPTQQQIGDRILEVAFIADADGLPLELIRFLSKLGNS
- a CDS encoding TIGR02652 family protein, with amino-acid sequence MINPGLQYPIFGAEIQCPHCRQNIPALTLTDTYLCTRHGAFEADPKTEELVHLQSGRHWRRWDGEWYRQHTHPDGIRFEIHEALDKLYTQGYRATKVIIARRYEELMSGYLERSSPWRAGQPEGASARLYGLPVEFGPDAAQEPCWGVINFDLDKELGVPVRYPYFRLFE
- a CDS encoding gamma carbonic anhydrase family protein; its protein translation is MSTVSYWTSPDFSQAAFIASNAVVIGSVSIAAQVSIWYGAVVRGDVERIEIGECTNIQDGAILHGDPGCPTILEDHVTVGHRAVVHSAHIESGSLIGIGAIILGGVRVGTGSIIGAGAVVTKDIPPLSLVVGIPAKIVRQLTDTQAAELIEHAEKYHKLALVHAGKGTDLGFS
- a CDS encoding photosystem II protein Y, producing MDIDTRVVIVLAPVVIAASWAVFNIGAAALRQVQNFLNKEA